One window of Halorarum salinum genomic DNA carries:
- a CDS encoding Cdc6/Cdc18 family protein has product MGSNSIFEDDVEIIRDADLFTEEHTPEKILCRDDVMQDYVNALKPVYKGRPPRNAFLYGDTGVGKTAATKYLLRELEGDIRERNADRGPDEQRTFTHVRINCQNIAPSDGTASSYQVAIALVNEFRDDQIASTGYASREVYSMLYEELDEIGGTVLIVLDEVDRVGESDTLLYDLPRARDIGYVEDTRIGLIGISNDYTFRSNLSPKVRDTLCETEIKFPAYSADELEEIIAARANNALHDETYDKEVLSLCAALAMRNSSGSARRAMDLLKQAAEHAENVGNMPIKPSDVYAAKEELDYGDMVESIIDQDQHKQLIIDAVARLETDGRTPVRTKAIHAIYEQLASAAGDDPLSQRGMYNHLTRLDMLGFLQSFQNNEGLRGGQYNTYELSEALTVRQVEDAIDSSELPTADVELDLDSILVRAGLSED; this is encoded by the coding sequence ATGGGGTCGAACTCCATCTTCGAGGACGACGTGGAGATCATCCGCGACGCCGACCTCTTCACGGAGGAGCACACCCCCGAGAAGATCCTGTGCCGCGACGACGTGATGCAGGACTACGTGAACGCGCTCAAACCCGTGTACAAGGGCCGACCGCCGCGGAACGCCTTCCTCTACGGTGACACCGGGGTCGGGAAGACCGCGGCCACGAAGTACCTCCTGCGCGAACTGGAGGGGGACATCCGCGAGCGCAACGCCGACCGCGGACCGGACGAGCAGCGCACGTTCACCCACGTCCGCATCAACTGTCAGAACATCGCGCCCTCGGACGGCACGGCCTCGTCCTACCAAGTGGCGATCGCGCTGGTCAACGAGTTCCGCGACGACCAGATCGCCTCGACCGGCTACGCCTCCCGCGAGGTGTACTCGATGCTGTACGAGGAGCTCGACGAGATCGGCGGCACCGTGCTCATCGTGCTCGACGAGGTCGATCGCGTCGGCGAGAGCGACACGCTGCTGTACGACCTCCCGCGGGCCCGCGACATCGGCTACGTCGAGGACACGCGGATCGGTCTCATCGGCATCAGCAACGACTACACCTTCCGGTCGAACCTCTCGCCGAAGGTCCGCGACACGCTCTGTGAGACGGAGATCAAGTTCCCCGCCTACAGCGCCGACGAACTCGAGGAGATCATCGCCGCCCGCGCGAACAACGCGCTCCACGACGAGACGTACGACAAGGAGGTGCTGTCGCTGTGTGCCGCGCTCGCGATGCGCAACTCCTCGGGGAGCGCCCGGCGCGCGATGGACCTGCTGAAGCAGGCCGCCGAACACGCCGAGAACGTCGGGAACATGCCGATCAAGCCGAGCGACGTGTACGCCGCGAAGGAGGAACTCGACTACGGCGACATGGTCGAGTCCATCATCGACCAGGACCAGCACAAACAGCTCATCATCGACGCGGTCGCCAGGCTGGAGACGGACGGCCGGACGCCGGTCCGGACGAAGGCCATCCACGCCATCTACGAGCAGCTCGCCTCGGCGGCCGGCGACGACCCACTGAGCCAGCGGGGGATGTACAACCACCTCACCCGGCTCGACATGCTGGGGTTCCTCCAGTCGTTCCAGAACAACGAGGGGCTCCGCGGCGGCCAGTACAACACCTACGAGCTCTCGGAGGCGCTCACCGTCAGGCAGGTCGAGGACGCGATCGACAGTTCCGAACTCCCGACCGCCGACGTCGAACTCGACCTCGACAGCATTCTGGTTCGGGCGGGTCTCTCGGAGGACTGA
- a CDS encoding helix-turn-helix domain-containing protein: MTTLRVELAVPLLTESFSESQGTSGTLVDVGPVDGATYRVLVRVPLVDETAFEATLGEDETVAGWTHVASGDGEHLYRVQVGADRLAVRAYRHAVQLDGHLVAARVHAAGWHVRLLFPDRAAVSMFTRRCEADGMRPRVRAVQATDSSHVGPAYELTGAQAETLRVAVERGYFDVPRRATLETIATDLDVSKQAVSERLRRGLQSLLTDAFGSSAAGLTDAR, encoded by the coding sequence ATGACGACGCTGCGCGTCGAACTCGCGGTGCCGCTGCTCACCGAATCGTTCAGCGAGTCGCAAGGTACGAGCGGGACGCTCGTGGACGTCGGACCGGTCGACGGCGCGACGTATCGGGTGCTCGTCCGGGTGCCGCTCGTCGACGAGACGGCGTTCGAGGCGACGCTCGGCGAGGACGAGACCGTCGCCGGGTGGACACACGTCGCAAGCGGCGACGGCGAGCACCTGTACCGGGTCCAGGTCGGCGCCGATCGGCTGGCCGTGCGCGCCTACCGCCACGCGGTCCAGCTCGACGGGCACCTCGTCGCCGCACGCGTACACGCCGCCGGGTGGCACGTCAGACTGCTGTTTCCCGACCGGGCGGCGGTTTCCATGTTCACGCGTCGCTGCGAGGCCGACGGAATGCGGCCCAGGGTCCGCGCGGTCCAGGCCACCGACAGCAGCCACGTCGGCCCGGCGTACGAACTCACGGGTGCACAGGCGGAGACGCTCCGCGTCGCCGTCGAGCGCGGCTACTTCGACGTCCCGCGACGGGCAACGCTCGAGACCATCGCGACCGACCTGGACGTCTCCAAGCAGGCCGTCTCCGAGCGCCTCCGCCGCGGCCTCCAGAGCCTCCTCACCGACGCGTTCGGATCGTCGGCCGCCGGGCTGACGGACGCCAGGTAG
- a CDS encoding DUF7563 family protein: MPTCTNCGSFVTPSFVRVFGGNDGQIRGCDNCKTQTELNSGIAARSSDEGVPFDPNGGGVTDPDDGPPSERGPPDL; the protein is encoded by the coding sequence ATGCCAACATGTACCAACTGCGGGAGCTTCGTCACGCCGTCGTTCGTCCGGGTGTTCGGGGGCAACGACGGGCAGATTCGAGGCTGTGACAACTGCAAGACACAGACCGAACTGAACAGCGGCATCGCCGCCCGTTCGTCCGACGAGGGGGTCCCGTTCGATCCGAACGGGGGAGGGGTGACCGACCCCGACGACGGGCCACCGTCCGAGCGGGGGCCACCGGACCTGTAA
- a CDS encoding HalOD1 output domain-containing protein has protein sequence MVEDGADTTEGANVLERSVHDPVEGESTGTAVALAVGRAKDVPPTELPKLERTLDTDALDRLVASLATRESDVPGQVSFRYAGTGVVVESTGEVVVRADG, from the coding sequence ATGGTCGAAGACGGGGCCGACACGACGGAGGGGGCCAACGTGCTCGAGCGGTCGGTACACGACCCGGTCGAGGGCGAATCCACCGGCACCGCGGTCGCGCTGGCGGTCGGCCGAGCCAAGGACGTCCCGCCGACGGAGCTTCCCAAGCTCGAGCGCACGCTCGACACGGACGCGCTCGACCGCCTGGTCGCCTCGCTGGCGACGCGCGAGTCCGACGTCCCCGGGCAGGTGTCGTTCAGGTACGCCGGAACCGGCGTCGTCGTCGAGAGCACCGGAGAAGTCGTCGTCAGGGCGGACGGGTGA
- a CDS encoding restriction endonuclease has protein sequence MTRTDPTTIEGVAPSRFPGLLAALWRRQGWTVAPTGLEDDVYVASRRTETGGEERRALFAAYRSPGDAVDAATVRDRAAVDLGPDGTTLATNAGFSPDATGMAAAHGVDLVGPDDLARLVDALDARALLGRPDATSEPS, from the coding sequence GTGACACGAACCGACCCGACCACGATCGAGGGCGTCGCGCCGTCGCGCTTCCCGGGCCTCCTCGCGGCGCTCTGGCGCCGACAGGGCTGGACCGTCGCGCCGACGGGGCTCGAGGACGACGTCTACGTCGCCAGCCGGAGGACGGAGACGGGGGGCGAGGAACGCCGTGCGCTGTTCGCGGCGTACCGGTCCCCGGGCGACGCCGTCGACGCGGCGACCGTCCGGGACCGGGCCGCGGTCGATCTCGGGCCCGACGGGACGACGCTCGCGACGAACGCCGGCTTCTCGCCGGACGCGACGGGGATGGCCGCCGCCCACGGGGTCGACCTCGTGGGGCCGGACGACCTCGCGCGGCTCGTGGACGCCCTCGATGCGCGGGCGCTGCTCGGCCGACCGGACGCGACGTCGGAACCGTCCTGA
- a CDS encoding winged helix-turn-helix domain-containing protein, which yields MSDDWDVVGYVISSRYRVAVLGRLSDSPATPSGIADDEDLAVTHVSRALRGLRERGLVELLVPEERRKGRVYGITEDGRETWDLIQAQDLLD from the coding sequence ATGAGCGACGACTGGGACGTCGTCGGCTACGTCATCAGTTCGCGCTACCGGGTGGCCGTGCTCGGACGGCTCTCGGACAGCCCGGCGACGCCCTCGGGCATCGCCGACGACGAGGACCTCGCGGTCACGCACGTCTCGCGGGCGCTCCGCGGCCTCCGCGAGCGGGGGCTGGTCGAGCTTCTCGTCCCCGAGGAGCGGCGGAAGGGGCGCGTGTACGGGATCACGGAGGACGGCAGGGAGACCTGGGACCTCATCCAGGCGCAGGACCTCCTCGACTGA
- a CDS encoding DUF7344 domain-containing protein gives MSESEHRRLSQNEVYDLLSNPRRRFVISYLREHGRPIELTALAREVAAWENDVPAEELTDQQEKRVYVSLYQTHIPKLRNAGIVEYDSDDGEIRLMGTVGQLERYLPEEEEREPPWQSIYIGTAILGGIFYLLVVFDTPVFGAIGDAAAGIAVVTAFLAVTVAQYVYTRYVAPGREATLVDRGRR, from the coding sequence ATGTCCGAGTCAGAGCACCGTAGGCTGTCGCAAAACGAGGTGTACGACCTCCTGAGTAACCCCAGGCGTCGTTTCGTCATCTCGTACCTCAGGGAGCACGGCCGCCCGATCGAGCTGACCGCCCTCGCGCGCGAGGTCGCGGCGTGGGAGAACGACGTGCCCGCCGAGGAGCTCACCGACCAGCAGGAGAAGCGGGTGTACGTCTCGCTTTACCAGACGCACATCCCGAAGCTACGCAACGCCGGCATCGTCGAGTACGACTCGGACGACGGCGAGATCCGGCTCATGGGAACCGTCGGCCAGCTCGAACGGTACCTGCCCGAGGAGGAGGAGCGCGAGCCGCCCTGGCAGTCGATCTACATCGGCACCGCGATCCTGGGCGGCATCTTCTACCTGCTCGTCGTGTTCGACACGCCGGTCTTCGGGGCGATCGGGGACGCGGCCGCGGGGATCGCGGTCGTCACGGCCTTCCTGGCCGTGACCGTTGCACAGTACGTGTACACCCGGTACGTGGCGCCGGGGCGCGAGGCGACCCTCGTCGACCGGGGGAGGCGATGA